Proteins encoded by one window of Luteimonas yindakuii:
- the murB gene encoding UDP-N-acetylmuramate dehydrogenase, with translation MTHGHRVLQRVPLRSLNTFGIDACAPRLVEVADADALPRLLASGLLGDAATPAMVLGGGSNLLFAGDPDRTLLRLCGQRIDIVDDTDPTHVRVRAEAGVEWHALVMWSLAQGLGGLENLALIPGTVGAAPIQNIGAYGVEVGERIVVVEAFNRDDGALARLDHDACAFAYRDSRFKRAPDREIVTAVEFALSRHAQPRLGYAGLGEELAAMGITTPSPADVGEAVIRLRRRKLPDPARIGNAGSFFKNPLVATVQAQALLADHPDLPLYPAGDPGRRKLSAAWLIEACGWKGHRDGDAGVSAGHALVLVNHGDASGLQLLELAVRIRDSVRARFGVALEPEPRIVGAAWPA, from the coding sequence ATGACCCACGGCCACCGTGTGCTGCAGCGCGTGCCGCTGCGCAGCCTGAACACCTTCGGCATCGACGCCTGCGCCCCGCGGCTGGTCGAGGTGGCCGATGCCGACGCCCTGCCCAGGCTGCTTGCATCCGGCCTGCTCGGCGACGCCGCGACGCCGGCGATGGTGCTCGGCGGCGGCAGCAACCTGCTGTTCGCCGGCGATCCCGACCGCACCCTGCTGCGCCTGTGCGGGCAGCGGATCGACATCGTCGACGACACCGATCCCACGCATGTGCGGGTGCGCGCCGAAGCCGGCGTCGAATGGCACGCGCTGGTGATGTGGTCGCTGGCGCAGGGGCTCGGCGGGCTGGAGAATCTCGCGCTGATCCCCGGCACGGTCGGCGCCGCGCCGATCCAGAACATCGGCGCCTACGGCGTCGAGGTGGGCGAGCGCATCGTCGTGGTCGAGGCGTTCAATCGCGACGACGGCGCACTGGCACGGCTCGACCACGACGCCTGCGCCTTCGCCTACCGCGACAGCCGCTTCAAGCGCGCACCGGACCGCGAGATCGTCACCGCGGTGGAGTTCGCGCTGTCACGGCACGCGCAGCCGCGCCTGGGCTATGCGGGACTCGGCGAGGAACTTGCCGCGATGGGCATCACCACGCCCTCGCCGGCCGACGTGGGCGAGGCAGTGATCCGCCTGCGCCGGCGCAAGCTGCCCGACCCTGCCCGCATCGGCAATGCCGGCAGCTTCTTCAAGAACCCGCTGGTCGCCACCGTGCAGGCACAGGCGCTGCTGGCCGACCACCCCGACCTGCCGTTGTATCCCGCCGGCGACCCCGGCCGCCGCAAACTGTCGGCCGCATGGCTGATCGAGGCCTGTGGCTGGAAGGGCCATCGCGACGGCGATGCCGGCGTATCGGCGGGCCATGCGCTGGTGCTGGTGAACCACGGCGACGCCAGCGGACTGCAGCTGCTCGAACTCGCCGTGCGCATCCGCGATTCGGTGCGGGCGCGCTTCGGCGTCGCGCTGGAGCCGGAACCACGCATCGTCGGCGCGGCCTGGCCGGCGTGA
- a CDS encoding quinone-dependent dihydroorotate dehydrogenase, whose protein sequence is MYPLGRRLLFSFDAERAHGLGLAALDMAYRTGTTGLVARKVKPLPTPAFGLRFPNPVGLAAGLDKNGEHIDALLTLGFGFVEVGTVTPKPQAGNPQPRMFRLPEHNAVINRLGFNNGGVEALVANVSRAKRQGGLLGINIGKNKDTPNESAVDDYLYCMERVYPLADYITVNISSPNTAGLRELQEEQSLRRLVGTLREAQERFGAQHGRRVPMLVKVAPDLSDDDIDAAARVLRELQVDGVIATNTTVSRIAVQQHALARETGGLSGEPLMNKATAVLRMLRTRLPDSIPLVGVGGIMTGADAVKKVAAGASLVQLYTGLVYRGPALVHECAAAIRRRKEAPSIGNLPPA, encoded by the coding sequence ATGTATCCGCTTGGCCGCCGCCTGCTGTTCTCCTTCGATGCGGAACGCGCGCATGGGCTGGGGCTCGCGGCGCTGGACATGGCGTACCGGACCGGCACCACCGGCCTGGTCGCACGCAAGGTGAAACCGCTGCCGACGCCGGCGTTCGGGCTGCGCTTTCCGAATCCGGTCGGCCTCGCCGCGGGCCTCGACAAGAACGGCGAACACATCGACGCACTGCTCACGCTGGGCTTCGGCTTCGTCGAAGTCGGCACCGTCACGCCGAAGCCGCAGGCGGGCAACCCGCAGCCGCGCATGTTCCGGCTGCCGGAGCACAACGCGGTCATCAACCGGCTGGGCTTCAACAACGGCGGCGTCGAGGCGCTGGTCGCCAACGTGTCGCGTGCGAAGCGCCAGGGCGGCCTGCTGGGCATCAACATCGGCAAGAACAAGGACACCCCGAACGAGTCCGCGGTCGACGACTACCTGTACTGCATGGAGCGGGTGTATCCGCTGGCCGACTACATCACCGTCAACATCTCCTCGCCCAATACCGCGGGCCTGCGCGAACTGCAGGAGGAGCAGTCGTTGCGACGCCTGGTCGGCACCCTGCGCGAGGCCCAGGAGCGCTTCGGCGCGCAGCATGGCCGCCGGGTACCGATGCTGGTGAAGGTGGCGCCCGACCTGTCCGACGACGACATCGACGCCGCCGCCCGCGTGCTGCGCGAACTGCAGGTGGACGGCGTGATCGCCACCAACACCACGGTGTCGCGCATCGCGGTGCAGCAGCATGCGCTGGCCCGCGAGACCGGCGGCCTGTCCGGCGAGCCGCTGATGAACAAGGCCACCGCGGTACTGCGCATGCTGCGCACGCGGCTGCCGGATTCGATCCCCCTGGTCGGCGTCGGCGGGATCATGACCGGCGCCGACGCGGTGAAGAAGGTCGCGGCCGGGGCATCGCTGGTGCAGCTCTATACGGGTCTCGTCTATCGCGGTCCTGCGCTCGTGCACGAATGCGCGGCGGCAATCCGCCGGCGCAAGGAAGCCCCGAGCATCGGCAACCTGCCCCCGGCCTGA
- a CDS encoding DMT family transporter, which produces MPLSTPARAALLMLGSTMLFALMVIAIRLASESLHTFEIAFFRNFFGLMAALPLLLRPGRGLAFLRTEQLPRYVVRCLIGVGSMFCGFWAIGNLPLAQAVSLSYSTPIFVTIAAVLFLGETVRARRWTAVALGFIGVLVILRPGTGEFTPGMLVAVAAAVLSGVVAIQIKQLSRTEPADRIVIWTTLFWVPMSFLPALAVWEWPQGIVWLWVVAAGVLGTGGHMLWTRALKIGEVSALTPISFMQLPVVALFGWVLFDQTVDRWTAAGAAIILAANAYIAHREARLSQRSATTAPVEAAKPGE; this is translated from the coding sequence ATGCCGCTGTCCACGCCCGCGCGCGCCGCCCTCCTGATGCTCGGCAGCACCATGCTGTTCGCGCTGATGGTCATCGCGATCCGCCTGGCCTCGGAAAGCCTGCACACGTTCGAGATCGCGTTCTTCCGCAACTTCTTCGGCCTGATGGCCGCGCTACCGCTGCTGCTGCGGCCCGGACGCGGCCTCGCCTTCCTGCGTACCGAGCAGCTGCCGCGCTACGTGGTGCGCTGCCTGATCGGCGTGGGTTCGATGTTCTGCGGCTTCTGGGCCATCGGCAACCTGCCGCTGGCGCAGGCGGTGTCGCTGTCGTACTCGACGCCGATCTTCGTGACCATCGCGGCGGTGCTGTTCCTCGGCGAAACCGTGCGTGCACGCCGCTGGACCGCGGTCGCACTCGGCTTCATCGGCGTGCTGGTGATCCTGCGGCCAGGCACCGGCGAGTTCACGCCGGGCATGCTGGTGGCCGTGGCGGCGGCGGTGCTCAGCGGTGTCGTCGCCATCCAGATCAAGCAACTGTCACGCACCGAACCCGCCGACCGCATCGTGATCTGGACCACGCTGTTCTGGGTGCCGATGTCGTTCCTGCCCGCACTGGCGGTCTGGGAATGGCCGCAGGGCATCGTCTGGCTGTGGGTGGTCGCCGCCGGCGTACTGGGGACCGGTGGCCACATGCTGTGGACGCGTGCGCTGAAGATCGGCGAGGTGTCGGCACTGACGCCGATCAGCTTCATGCAGCTGCCGGTGGTCGCGCTGTTCGGATGGGTGCTGTTCGACCAGACCGTCGACCGCTGGACCGCCGCCGGCGCCGCGATCATCCTCGCCGCGAATGCCTACATCGCGCATCGCGAAGCGCGCCTGTCGCAACGCTCGGCAACGACCGCCCCGGTGGAGGCGGCCAAGCCGGGCGAGTAG
- a CDS encoding methyl-accepting chemotaxis protein has translation MQHTHAVAELAGDGSVLRTSTAYRALLGCGDDDMRGRHHRELLASHGFEQDGYDPWQALVGGGNASGRVRRIAADGREQWLESTFIAMPANAGVAPRVVELVRDISAGKSDEFDLAAQYQALDRSMAVIEFALDGTILRANANFLATMGYAADEVVGRHHSMFVDRQDAAGADYRAFWDALNAGEFRSGQFRRRARNGRDVWIEASYNPILDAAGRPRKVVKFATDVTAQRNRTADHEGQITALHKVQAVIEFELDGTIRGANANFLRAVGYSEADVVGRHHSMFVDRSESASVAYRVFWEKLGRGEADAGRYRRIRRDGGDLWLQASYNPVLDAAGRPYRIVKYCTDITGEVEQARALEALLERVQAFSESIHAGARDIASGNGALSARTEQQAASLRGTAATMEQLASAIAVTASNADAAFALTGSANQAADGGAVAVGRVTEAMRDIAASGRKVGEIVGVIDTIAFQTNLLALNAAVEAAHAGERGRGFAVVASEVRALAQRCAASAREIGTNLAAANAAIEAGAGRVHQAGDAMRQISDAVARTSAMMGDISAATRAQTLGVEQVNAALRGMEEGTRENAGLVERTATASAQLELVAAGLQGEVANFGAPAHATAG, from the coding sequence ATGCAGCATACCCACGCGGTTGCCGAACTGGCCGGCGATGGCAGCGTGCTGCGGACCAGCACGGCCTATCGAGCACTGCTTGGTTGCGGCGACGACGACATGCGTGGTCGCCATCATCGCGAGCTCCTGGCCTCGCACGGCTTCGAGCAGGACGGGTACGACCCATGGCAGGCGCTGGTGGGCGGAGGCAATGCTTCCGGCCGGGTGCGTCGCATCGCGGCCGACGGTCGCGAACAGTGGCTCGAGTCCACCTTCATCGCGATGCCCGCCAATGCAGGCGTCGCGCCGCGGGTTGTCGAGCTGGTCCGCGACATCAGCGCAGGGAAGTCCGACGAGTTCGATCTGGCTGCGCAATACCAGGCGCTGGACCGTTCCATGGCCGTGATCGAGTTCGCGCTCGACGGCACGATCCTGCGCGCCAACGCCAATTTCCTGGCGACGATGGGCTACGCCGCCGACGAGGTCGTCGGCAGGCACCACTCGATGTTCGTCGACCGCCAGGACGCTGCCGGCGCGGACTACCGCGCGTTCTGGGACGCGCTCAACGCGGGCGAATTCCGCTCCGGCCAATTCCGGCGCCGCGCGCGCAACGGCCGTGATGTCTGGATCGAGGCCAGCTACAACCCGATCCTCGACGCCGCCGGCCGGCCCCGCAAGGTGGTCAAGTTCGCCACCGACGTGACCGCGCAGCGCAATCGGACCGCCGACCACGAGGGCCAGATCACCGCGTTGCACAAGGTGCAGGCGGTGATCGAGTTCGAACTCGACGGCACCATCCGCGGCGCCAACGCCAACTTCCTGCGCGCGGTCGGCTACAGCGAGGCGGACGTCGTCGGCCGCCATCACTCGATGTTCGTCGATCGTTCCGAAAGCGCCTCGGTGGCGTACCGCGTGTTCTGGGAGAAGCTCGGCCGTGGCGAGGCCGATGCCGGCCGCTACCGGCGCATCCGTCGCGACGGCGGCGACCTGTGGCTGCAGGCCAGCTACAACCCGGTCCTCGACGCGGCCGGCAGACCCTACCGGATCGTCAAGTACTGCACCGACATCACCGGCGAGGTCGAACAGGCGAGGGCACTCGAGGCGCTGCTCGAGCGCGTACAGGCGTTCTCGGAATCCATCCACGCCGGTGCGCGCGACATCGCATCCGGCAACGGTGCGCTGTCCGCGCGCACGGAGCAGCAGGCAGCCTCGCTGCGCGGCACGGCGGCGACCATGGAGCAGCTGGCGTCGGCGATCGCGGTAACCGCGTCGAACGCGGATGCGGCATTCGCGCTGACCGGCAGCGCCAACCAGGCCGCCGATGGCGGCGCGGTGGCGGTCGGGCGCGTCACCGAGGCCATGCGCGACATCGCCGCCAGTGGCCGCAAGGTCGGCGAGATCGTCGGCGTCATCGACACCATCGCGTTCCAGACCAACCTGCTGGCGCTCAATGCCGCGGTCGAGGCCGCGCATGCCGGCGAGCGCGGACGCGGGTTCGCGGTGGTGGCCAGCGAGGTCCGCGCATTGGCGCAGCGTTGCGCGGCATCGGCCAGGGAGATCGGCACCAACCTTGCGGCAGCCAACGCCGCGATCGAGGCGGGCGCGGGGCGCGTCCATCAGGCGGGCGATGCGATGCGCCAGATCTCCGACGCGGTGGCACGCACCAGCGCGATGATGGGCGACATCTCCGCGGCCACCCGCGCGCAGACGCTCGGCGTCGAACAGGTCAACGCGGCGCTGCGTGGGATGGAGGAAGGAACGCGCGAGAACGCGGGACTGGTCGAACGGACCGCCACCGCGTCGGCGCAGCTGGAACTGGTGGCCGCGGGCCTGCAGGGTGAGGTCGCCAACTTCGGTGCGCCGGCGCACGCGACCGCCGGATGA